In the Flavobacterium acetivorans genome, one interval contains:
- a CDS encoding putative signal transducing protein, whose product MGLMKVFSGSEILAMALKERIEVAGIDVVMKDNIQSARLAGFGTSGSAVELFVQETEFAKVNPVIEEFRLSI is encoded by the coding sequence ATGGGATTAATGAAAGTGTTTTCAGGAAGTGAAATTTTAGCCATGGCCTTGAAAGAAAGAATCGAAGTAGCCGGTATTGATGTCGTAATGAAAGACAATATTCAATCGGCTAGATTGGCTGGTTTTGGAACTTCGGGATCAGCGGTAGAATTGTTTGTTCAGGAAACGGAATTTGCAAAAGTGAATCCGGTTATTGAAGAATTTAGATTGAGTATTTAA
- a CDS encoding type II toxin-antitoxin system RelE/ParE family toxin, translating into MQRPIKILWDDQAKEDLRLIFDFIKIKSLQGARNVIHDIVKESKNIHYAEQYQVDEILGEPYRRMIVRDFKIIYKVHSEIEIRILQIFDTSQNPSKLNK; encoded by the coding sequence ATGCAAAGGCCAATAAAGATACTTTGGGATGACCAAGCTAAAGAAGATTTAAGATTAATTTTTGATTTCATTAAAATAAAATCACTTCAAGGAGCGAGAAACGTTATTCATGATATTGTAAAGGAAAGCAAAAATATTCATTATGCGGAGCAGTATCAAGTTGATGAGATTTTAGGAGAGCCATATAGAAGAATGATTGTTAGAGACTTTAAGATTATTTATAAAGTTCATAGTGAAATTGAAATTAGGATCCTTCAAATTTTTGACACAAGTCAAAATCCAAGTAAATTAAACAAGTAA
- a CDS encoding DEAD/DEAH box helicase — MKLKKINEDLKQNLIDNGLTEANAMQQETFSTIKSGADCIIVAPKGSGKTTTIVLNVIQKLVGETEESPRALIIVEDKTKVLEMVELFEKFGKYSNLEIYGVHDKGDMDYDKNYISTGIDVLIGTPNKLSDMFSTAGYNVNRLKMFIIDDADPILKLRHETKIMRISNSIARTQRIIFTEQLSERIESLADKMMEEPFLFEIDDEEEEEEDNSVE; from the coding sequence ATGAAATTAAAAAAAATAAACGAAGACCTAAAGCAAAATTTAATTGACAACGGTTTAACCGAAGCCAATGCGATGCAGCAGGAAACTTTTTCGACTATAAAAAGTGGCGCCGATTGCATTATTGTTGCACCAAAAGGAAGCGGAAAAACCACTACTATTGTCCTTAATGTCATTCAAAAATTGGTTGGTGAAACCGAAGAATCTCCAAGAGCTTTGATTATTGTTGAAGACAAAACCAAAGTACTGGAAATGGTTGAGCTTTTTGAAAAGTTTGGAAAATATAGCAATCTGGAAATCTATGGTGTTCATGATAAAGGAGATATGGACTATGATAAAAACTATATTTCTACCGGAATTGACGTGTTGATAGGAACACCCAATAAGTTGAGCGATATGTTTAGTACGGCAGGTTACAATGTCAACCGATTGAAAATGTTTATCATTGATGATGCAGATCCAATTTTGAAATTGCGTCATGAGACTAAAATTATGCGTATTTCGAACAGTATTGCTAGAACACAACGCATTATTTTCACAGAACAGCTGTCTGAAAGAATTGAAAGCCTTGCAGATAAAATGATGGAAGAGCCTTTCCTTTTTGAAATTGATGACGAAGAAGAAGAGGAAGAAGACAACAGTGTAGAGTAA
- a CDS encoding sigma-54-dependent transcriptional regulator: MSKILIIEDEAAIRRVLTKILSEESDSYQVEEAEDGVAGFDKIKNNDYDLVLCDIKMPKMDGVELLEAVKKIKPEIPMVMISGHGDMETAINTMRLGAFDYISKPPDLNRLLNTVRNALDRKQLVVENKILKKKVSKNYEIIGESEAIDHIKVMIDKVAQTEARVLITGPNGTGKELVAHQLHEKSERASFPLIEVNCAAIPSELIESELFGHVKGAFTSAVKDRAGKFEAADKGTIFLDEIGDMSLSAQAKVLRALQESMITRVGADKDIKVDVRVIAATNKDLKTEIAEGRFREDLYHRLAVILIKVPSLNERREDIPMLISHFAAKIASEQGNALKKFSPDAVKLLQEYDWTGNIRELRNVVERLIILGGSEISESDVKLFASK, from the coding sequence ATGAGTAAAATATTAATCATAGAGGACGAAGCAGCAATTCGAAGAGTATTGACTAAAATACTTTCGGAAGAAAGCGACAGTTATCAAGTAGAAGAAGCCGAAGACGGCGTTGCCGGATTTGATAAAATAAAAAATAACGATTATGACCTCGTTCTGTGCGACATTAAAATGCCCAAAATGGATGGAGTTGAATTGCTTGAAGCGGTCAAAAAAATAAAACCCGAGATTCCAATGGTGATGATTTCCGGTCATGGTGACATGGAAACAGCCATCAATACAATGCGCTTAGGGGCTTTTGATTATATTTCGAAACCACCGGATTTAAACCGATTGCTCAATACGGTTAGAAATGCATTAGACAGGAAACAACTTGTAGTAGAAAATAAGATTTTAAAGAAAAAAGTAAGTAAAAACTACGAGATAATTGGTGAAAGCGAAGCGATTGATCATATCAAAGTGATGATCGATAAAGTAGCCCAAACCGAAGCCAGAGTGCTTATCACGGGACCTAATGGAACCGGAAAAGAACTCGTTGCGCATCAATTGCATGAAAAAAGCGAGCGCGCCAGTTTCCCTTTAATTGAAGTTAATTGTGCCGCAATTCCTTCTGAATTGATTGAAAGTGAGCTTTTTGGTCATGTAAAAGGTGCTTTTACCTCGGCGGTGAAAGATCGCGCCGGAAAATTCGAAGCGGCTGACAAAGGAACTATTTTCTTGGATGAAATTGGCGATATGAGTCTTTCGGCTCAGGCCAAAGTATTGCGCGCCTTGCAGGAAAGCATGATTACCAGAGTCGGCGCAGATAAGGATATCAAAGTAGATGTTCGTGTGATTGCGGCGACCAATAAAGATTTGAAAACAGAAATTGCCGAAGGTCGTTTCCGCGAGGATTTATACCATCGATTGGCGGTAATATTGATAAAAGTGCCTTCTTTGAACGAAAGAAGAGAAGATATTCCGATGTTGATTTCGCATTTTGCGGCAAAAATTGCTTCCGAGCAAGGAAATGCCTTGAAGAAATTTTCTCCCGATGCGGTCAAATTACTACAGGAATACGATTGGACAGGAAATATACGTGAATTGAGAAACGTGGTGGAACGTTTGATTATCCTTGGCGGAAGCGAAATTTCGGAGAGTGATGTAAAACTCTTTGCAAGTAAATAA